In Sphingobacterium sp. PCS056, the following proteins share a genomic window:
- a CDS encoding OmpH family outer membrane protein translates to MKKIVLVIAFVVVTVSATFAQNFAYVNSEYILKHIPEYASAQKQLDDLSQKWQQDVDQQYAEIEKLYKAYQNDQVLLNEDMRRRREDEIVKKEKDVKDYQKQKFGFEGELFKQREKLVQPIQQRVSKAIQDLAKAQSLDIILDRGQEVTFLYANPKLDKSNDVIIKLGLKPNPALAN, encoded by the coding sequence TTTTAGTAATAGCATTTGTTGTAGTTACCGTATCAGCTACTTTTGCGCAAAATTTTGCATATGTGAATTCAGAATATATTTTAAAACATATTCCTGAATATGCGTCTGCTCAAAAACAATTAGATGATTTATCTCAAAAATGGCAGCAAGATGTTGACCAGCAATACGCAGAAATCGAAAAATTGTATAAAGCTTATCAAAACGATCAAGTTTTATTAAACGAAGATATGCGTAGACGTCGGGAAGATGAGATCGTGAAAAAAGAAAAAGATGTTAAAGATTATCAAAAGCAAAAGTTTGGTTTTGAAGGTGAGTTATTTAAGCAACGTGAAAAACTGGTTCAACCTATACAACAACGTGTCTCTAAAGCAATTCAAGATTTAGCAAAAGCACAAAGCTTAGACATCATATTAGATAGAGGTCAAGAAGTGACTTTCCTATATGCAAATCCAAAACTTGATAAAAGTAATGACGTCATTATTAAATTAGGATTAAAACCAAATCCTGCACTTGCAAACTAA
- a CDS encoding OmpH family outer membrane protein — protein sequence MKNLFKGAIAFVAVFFATQLAHAQQKIGHINFAEIIQSTPEFKTAEGQLKTLSDGKTKELQDMYAMYQTKQKEANDKARNRSEANKETVDVELQKLGTELRDIETRINENQRVAQEELNKKEEELISPIHRKVSEALNNVSKEKGYAYVFDISSTNIPYFQGGDDLTAAVKTKLGISATATPTPAKK from the coding sequence ATGAAAAATTTATTTAAAGGTGCTATTGCATTTGTAGCAGTTTTTTTTGCAACTCAGTTAGCTCATGCACAACAAAAAATTGGTCATATCAATTTTGCGGAAATTATTCAATCAACTCCAGAATTCAAAACGGCTGAAGGACAATTGAAAACGTTAAGTGATGGAAAAACAAAAGAGCTTCAAGATATGTATGCGATGTATCAAACAAAACAAAAAGAAGCAAATGACAAAGCACGTAATAGAAGTGAAGCAAACAAAGAAACTGTAGATGTTGAATTGCAAAAATTAGGTACTGAATTACGTGATATCGAAACTCGTATCAATGAAAACCAACGTGTTGCTCAAGAAGAATTAAACAAAAAAGAAGAAGAGTTAATTTCTCCGATTCATAGAAAAGTATCAGAAGCACTTAACAACGTATCTAAAGAAAAAGGATATGCTTATGTTTTTGATATCTCAAGCACTAACATTCCTTATTTTCAAGGTGGTGATGATTTAACTGCTGCTGTTAAAACCAAATTAGGTATTTCAGCTACTGCTACTCCGACACCAGCAAAAAAATAA
- a CDS encoding (Fe-S)-binding protein: protein MISQLIFILCFVSAIILFAKNARQIYKNIKIGRALNRNDKPAERLKTMLLVAFGQKKMFKRVVPAILHLFVYIGFCIINIEMIEIVIDGIFGTHRFLSFLGSFYNLLIASFEWLAFGVLLGCIIFFIRRNVIHLKRLNSPELKNWPKTDANLILITEILLMMAFLLMNAADQKLQLYGESHYITAGSFPISQYIISFLPSDPSSLMVIERICWWFHILGVFAFLNYLPYSKHLHILLAFPNTYFSNLRPKGELTNMENVTNEVKAMLDPSFTPPTTDEPVRFGAKDVQDLTWKNLLDAYTCTECGRCTASCPANITGKLLSPRKIMMDTRDRIDEVGKNIKANGNFVDDGKSLLDTYITREELWACTSCNACVEQCPVNINPLEIIVELRRYSVMEESKAPASINAMLGNVENNGAPWKYSQMDRANWTSQQ, encoded by the coding sequence ATGATTAGCCAACTTATATTTATATTATGCTTTGTTAGCGCGATTATTCTGTTTGCAAAAAATGCAAGACAGATATATAAAAATATTAAAATAGGAAGAGCGCTCAATAGAAACGACAAACCTGCAGAACGTCTTAAGACCATGCTACTAGTCGCTTTCGGTCAAAAGAAAATGTTTAAAAGAGTTGTACCTGCAATTTTACATCTTTTTGTCTATATCGGTTTTTGCATCATTAATATTGAAATGATCGAAATCGTCATTGACGGAATATTTGGGACACACCGATTTTTATCATTTTTAGGAAGTTTCTATAATTTGCTGATAGCATCATTTGAATGGTTAGCATTTGGCGTACTTCTTGGTTGTATCATTTTCTTCATTCGTAGAAATGTGATTCATCTGAAACGTCTCAATAGTCCTGAATTAAAGAATTGGCCAAAAACCGATGCCAATCTTATTCTGATAACAGAAATTCTATTGATGATGGCGTTCCTGCTCATGAACGCAGCAGATCAAAAATTACAGCTCTATGGTGAGTCACATTACATCACTGCAGGATCATTTCCGATCAGTCAATATATCATCTCCTTTTTACCATCCGATCCTTCATCGTTAATGGTTATTGAGCGAATTTGTTGGTGGTTCCATATTTTAGGTGTATTTGCCTTCCTCAATTATTTACCCTATTCAAAACATTTACACATCCTTTTGGCATTCCCCAACACGTACTTTTCAAATTTAAGGCCTAAGGGAGAATTAACAAATATGGAAAATGTAACAAATGAGGTAAAAGCAATGCTCGATCCTAGCTTTACCCCTCCTACTACAGATGAGCCAGTTCGATTTGGAGCAAAAGATGTCCAAGACTTGACATGGAAAAATCTACTTGATGCCTACACCTGCACCGAATGCGGTCGCTGTACAGCCTCCTGTCCAGCTAATATCACAGGCAAGTTATTATCACCAAGAAAGATCATGATGGATACCCGTGATCGTATAGATGAAGTCGGTAAAAATATAAAGGCAAATGGAAACTTTGTAGACGACGGAAAATCGTTATTGGACACGTACATAACACGCGAAGAACTATGGGCCTGTACGAGCTGTAACGCATGCGTAGAACAATGTCCTGTTAATATTAATCCCCTTGAAATTATTGTTGAATTAAGACGGTATTCTGTCATGGAAGAATCGAAAGCGCCAGCCAGCATCAATGCCATGCTTGGAAATGTAGAGAATAATGGTGCTCCATGGAAATATTCACAGATGGATCGTGCAAACTGGACATCGCAACAATAA
- a CDS encoding (Fe-S)-binding protein, with the protein MEKELHVPTMAELTAKGETADILFWVGCAGSFDERAQKITRDICRILQHVGIKYAILGTEESCTGDPAKRAGNEFLFQMQAMMNIQVLDGYHVKKIVTACPHCFNTLKNEYPALGGNYELIHHTQLIQGLIDEGKLKPADGNVFQGKKITYHDPCYLGRANEVYEAPRKVLESLDAQLIELKRCKSNGLCCGAGGGQMFKEPEKGTKDVNIERIEEVIDSQATIVAAACPFCMTMLKDGVKIKEKESEIEVLDIAEITVRANNI; encoded by the coding sequence ATGGAAAAAGAATTACACGTCCCAACTATGGCCGAATTAACGGCTAAAGGTGAAACCGCAGATATTCTATTTTGGGTAGGTTGCGCAGGAAGTTTTGATGAAAGAGCACAAAAAATAACCCGTGATATTTGTCGCATTTTACAACATGTAGGCATCAAATATGCCATACTAGGCACAGAAGAAAGTTGTACAGGAGATCCAGCAAAACGTGCGGGTAACGAGTTTTTATTTCAAATGCAAGCCATGATGAACATCCAGGTATTGGATGGATACCATGTAAAAAAAATAGTGACCGCCTGTCCTCATTGTTTCAATACCCTTAAAAATGAGTATCCGGCCTTAGGAGGCAATTATGAACTCATCCATCATACGCAATTGATCCAAGGGTTAATTGATGAAGGGAAATTAAAACCTGCAGATGGAAATGTATTCCAGGGTAAAAAGATCACCTATCATGATCCTTGTTATTTAGGCCGTGCAAATGAAGTTTACGAGGCACCAAGAAAAGTATTGGAAAGTTTAGATGCACAATTGATAGAATTAAAAAGATGTAAGAGCAATGGTCTCTGCTGTGGGGCTGGTGGAGGTCAGATGTTCAAAGAGCCCGAGAAAGGGACAAAAGATGTCAATATAGAACGGATCGAAGAAGTTATTGACAGCCAGGCAACAATTGTAGCTGCTGCATGTCCATTTTGTATGACAATGCTTAAAGATGGTGTCAAAATCAAAGAAAAAGAATCAGAAATAGAGGTTTTAGACATTGCAGAAATAACGGTAAGAGCCAACAACATATAA
- a CDS encoding exopolyphosphatase: MRYAAIDIGSNAVRLLIADIIQEKDGFSFKKNTLLRVPLRLGDDAFIHQKLSPKKAENLVKTMRAFRDLMDVYNVEDYMACATSAMRDVSNGPEVVKKVSEIGIDIAIIDGTTEAEIIYNSHLEAKMDLDKVYLYIDVGGGSTELSLFANAKLVNSKSFNLGTIRILDNKDEQETWDDLKEWVTNNTKMYKQVYGIGTGGNINKLSRLASEKADKPISYAKLKALYHYLTSYSLKERITLLGLNDDRADVIIPATEIFMTIMKYGHLKQIMVPRVGLVDGVIHTLIKKNLLNQGV, encoded by the coding sequence GTGAGGTATGCTGCGATCGATATCGGCTCAAATGCTGTCAGACTTTTAATTGCTGATATTATTCAAGAAAAGGATGGTTTTTCATTTAAAAAGAATACCCTGTTAAGGGTGCCACTTCGTCTTGGTGATGATGCTTTTATTCATCAAAAATTATCGCCTAAGAAAGCGGAGAATTTAGTGAAGACTATGCGCGCTTTCCGAGATCTGATGGATGTCTATAATGTGGAAGATTATATGGCTTGCGCCACATCTGCCATGCGCGACGTATCTAATGGCCCTGAAGTAGTAAAGAAAGTAAGTGAAATTGGTATAGACATCGCTATTATTGATGGCACTACAGAAGCTGAAATCATCTACAATAGCCACTTGGAGGCAAAGATGGATCTTGATAAGGTTTATTTGTATATAGATGTCGGTGGAGGCAGTACAGAGTTATCTTTATTTGCAAATGCTAAGCTTGTGAATTCTAAATCGTTTAATTTGGGTACGATCCGTATTCTCGATAATAAGGATGAGCAGGAAACTTGGGATGATCTTAAAGAATGGGTAACCAACAATACCAAAATGTACAAACAGGTATATGGTATTGGTACGGGTGGAAATATTAATAAACTATCCCGATTGGCTAGTGAAAAGGCTGATAAACCTATTTCTTATGCAAAATTGAAAGCGCTTTATCATTATTTAACATCGTATTCTTTAAAAGAGCGCATTACGTTATTGGGTTTAAATGATGATCGTGCTGATGTTATTATTCCTGCTACAGAGATTTTCATGACGATCATGAAGTATGGGCATTTGAAACAGATCATGGTACCACGTGTGGGCTTAGTTGATGGTGTGATCCATACTTTAATAAAAAAGAATTTATTAAATCAGGGCGTATAA
- a CDS encoding Gfo/Idh/MocA family oxidoreductase, which translates to MTVNKIVTGVLSYGMSGRVFHTPFIANNDRFELRAVVERSTKKAHIDYPSIISYDRVEELLADEAIELVIVNTPNDTHVAFAKQALLAGKHVLIEKPFAPTVAEAKELFDLGRKIGKFVLPYHNRRFDSDFNSLKSVLESNKLGEPVELHLRFDRYRAEIGQKVFKETKRPAAGILFDLGSHLLDQVISLFGKPISAVKRTSIHRKDSEVDDFATLLLTFDQGLTVYITVSMLVLESQYSFLLHGTNGTFVKNRTDVQENQLLAGVSPIDDHYGEENEDALGLLTYLEHDNLISEQLKALKGDYMQLFDAVYEQIRNNRAYFVTEEQIYWQLEILEQPSLC; encoded by the coding sequence ATGACTGTAAATAAAATAGTTACAGGTGTTTTGTCGTATGGAATGTCCGGAAGGGTATTCCATACGCCATTTATAGCCAATAATGATCGCTTTGAATTGCGGGCAGTAGTGGAGCGATCTACTAAAAAAGCGCATATAGATTATCCCTCCATTATCAGTTATGATCGTGTTGAGGAACTTCTAGCCGATGAGGCAATTGAACTTGTTATTGTCAATACGCCCAATGATACACACGTAGCATTTGCAAAGCAAGCTCTACTAGCGGGAAAACATGTACTGATAGAAAAGCCATTTGCTCCAACGGTCGCAGAAGCGAAAGAATTGTTTGATCTAGGAAGAAAGATTGGTAAATTTGTGCTGCCGTACCATAATAGACGATTTGATTCGGATTTTAATTCTTTGAAGTCTGTTTTAGAATCCAATAAGTTGGGCGAACCGGTTGAGCTGCATCTACGATTTGATCGATATCGTGCAGAAATAGGTCAAAAGGTCTTCAAAGAAACAAAACGTCCTGCTGCAGGTATCTTATTTGACCTAGGGTCACATTTATTGGATCAGGTGATCTCATTATTTGGGAAACCCATCTCTGCTGTGAAAAGAACATCTATTCATCGTAAGGATTCGGAGGTGGATGATTTTGCAACATTATTGCTGACTTTTGATCAAGGGCTGACTGTATATATTACAGTGAGTATGTTGGTCTTGGAATCACAATATAGTTTTTTGCTACATGGTACAAACGGAACTTTTGTGAAGAACCGTACGGACGTTCAAGAAAATCAATTACTTGCTGGTGTCAGTCCAATTGATGATCACTACGGTGAGGAAAATGAAGATGCACTAGGCTTATTGACTTATCTGGAGCATGACAATTTGATTTCTGAGCAATTAAAGGCATTAAAAGGTGATTATATGCAATTATTTGATGCCGTATATGAGCAAATCAGAAATAATCGAGCATACTTTGTTACAGAAGAACAGATTTATTGGCAGCTGGAAATATTGGAGCAACCATCTTTGTGTTAA
- a CDS encoding DUF4142 domain-containing protein: MKFNKLFIAVAVCGSSLLASCNYQTGLDNQYKNSRASLADGDAYAMFKYVGEQGNYLVNLAKFAESKSTYADTKALSAKIQEAYTTILPQLDSLSLSLHVNDAMRGVPAFEAPAALGTDSTAAFNDKAYADVVAKIQAEVNNKLTKESHNTNAAVNHFSHESLEKLQEVYKLAGGKVDEHAHH; the protein is encoded by the coding sequence ATGAAATTTAATAAGTTATTTATAGCGGTAGCAGTTTGTGGAAGTTCTTTATTGGCTTCTTGTAACTACCAAACAGGTTTGGATAACCAATATAAAAATTCACGTGCTTCTTTAGCTGATGGAGATGCTTATGCAATGTTTAAATATGTTGGAGAGCAAGGGAATTATTTAGTTAATTTGGCCAAGTTTGCTGAGTCAAAATCGACTTATGCTGATACGAAAGCATTATCAGCAAAGATTCAGGAGGCATACACTACGATTCTTCCTCAGTTGGATTCGTTATCATTAAGTCTTCATGTGAATGATGCTATGAGAGGTGTTCCTGCTTTTGAAGCACCTGCTGCTTTAGGTACAGACAGTACTGCTGCATTTAATGATAAGGCTTACGCTGATGTGGTAGCTAAGATTCAGGCTGAAGTAAATAACAAATTGACGAAAGAGTCACATAATACTAATGCTGCTGTAAATCATTTTTCACATGAGAGTTTAGAAAAATTACAGGAAGTATATAAACTTGCTGGTGGAAAAGTAGATGAGCATGCACATCACTAA